One window of the Epinephelus moara isolate mb chromosome 22, YSFRI_EMoa_1.0, whole genome shotgun sequence genome contains the following:
- the hepacam2 gene encoding HEPACAM family member 2, with protein sequence MEATGGTALYVCSVLFILTEVSSEFIHIPTLVHHGIEGKSVLLSVESRFPLDEVEIQGTWSHTRPSGTRTTLVTFTKETAITDMTYRNHLLFREPNVSLLIRKLNRDDEGDYHLTLNIQFHNKTGLVIKEERTVHVTVDVPVSTPVIEKSPSYAVVEDKANVTWACSVERGTRVVFQWLRDNVALGPSDRYHFSQDNSTLLISPVRKEDKGTYHCVASNAVSQGRHSRAVELNVYYGPYNLEVNSGQGLRTGEVFTINPGELVFFECQADSNPPNSYVWISKSRNSTQVITEGPRLEVRSYRLAQAEEYLCRAFNNVTQKQDEAQFTLVVASLGTGKEKHIQEGSPVSPLAAITVCSLFVIGCMLLFFLRRTCHPKRVLMSIYNRPLSEQKRPHRSGHEDATEDFGIYEFVSIPGKMESAQASCRSLARLESVQDMHATIYDVIRHVPETPSHSLLE encoded by the exons AAGTCAGCTCTGAGTTCATCCACATCCCGACATTGGTCCATCATGGTATTGAAGGGAAGTCTGTGCTCCTGTCTGTTGAGTCTCGCTTCCCGCTGGATGAAGTTGAAATCCAGGGAACTTGGTCCCACACCAGGCCGAGCGGCACCAGAACCACGTTGGTGACGTTTACCAAAGAGACTGCAATCACTGACATGACGTACCGCAACCACCTCCTCTTTAGAGAACCCAATGTTTCTTTGCTAATCCGGAAATTAAACCGGGACGATGAGGGGGATTACCACCTGACCCTCAACATACAGTTTCATAACAAGACAGGGCTGGTTATCAAGGAGGAAAGAACTGTGCATGTAACAGTGGACG TCCCTGTGTCCACTCCAGTCATTGAGAAGAGCCCATCATATGCAGTTGTTGAAGACAAGGCAAATGTAACCTGGGCTTGCTCTGTCGAGAGAGGAACAAGAGTTGTGTTCCAGTGGCTAAGGGACAACGTTGCACTAGGTCCAAGTGACAGATACCACTTCTCCCAAGACAACTCAACATTGTTAATCAGTCCTGTTAGAAAGGAGGACAAGGGAACGTACCACTGTGTGGCCAGCAACGCTGTCAGCCAGGGCCGGCACAGCAGGGCCGTGGAGCTCAACGTCTACT ATGGCCCCTACAACCTGGAGGTGAACTCAGGCCAGGGCCTGCGGACAGGAGAGGTGTTCACCATAAACCCCGGAGAACTGGTCTTCTTTGAATGTCAGGCTGACTCCAACCCACCCAACAGCTACGTCTGGATCTCTAAGAGCCGCAACTCTACCCAAGTCATCACAGAGGGCCCGCGGCTGGAGGTGCGCTCCTACAGACTGGCCCAGGCTGAAGAGTACCTGTGCCGCGCCTTCAACAACGTGACACAGAAGCAGGACGAGGCCCAGTTTACTCTGGTGGTGGCCAGCTTAGGAACAG GGAAAGAGAAGCACATCCAGGAGGGCAGCCCTGTCTCCCCTTTGGCAGCCATCACCGTCTGCTCTTTGTTCGTCATTGGCTGTATGCTGCTGTTCTTCCTCAGGAGAACCTGCCACCCTAAGAGAG TGCTCATGAGCATTTACAACAG GCCGCTTTCAGAGCAGAAACGACCACATCGTTCAG gtCATGAAGATGCAACAGAAGACTTTGGCATCTACGAGTTTGTCTCCATACCTGGGAAAATGGAGTCTGCACAG GCATCATGCAGATCTCTGGCTCGCCTGGAGTCAGTTCAGGATATGCACGCCACTATCTACGATGTGATCAGACATGTTCCTGAAACCCCCAGTCACAGTTTGCTGGAGTAA